From one Sesamum indicum cultivar Zhongzhi No. 13 linkage group LG13, S_indicum_v1.0, whole genome shotgun sequence genomic stretch:
- the LOC105176223 gene encoding uncharacterized protein LOC105176223, whose translation MAALIYQIFSSSALVSQGLYHLICTTKNHLKSPRDYVAKPYHPFPTTTHHHHPPHRFLKHLQLYLLILCLFIALLHHLIVSSYADPLLKGRTPVHLFTSLQAAAILFSFFLLSLALLLSDATTLLPLPPDLFFALASALFFLQYSLSSSSAAVQTSDLQAKCDSISARISALSSALCLALACQPRLFVADVALGASFCLQGLWALQTGLSLYVDAFIPEGCHKLLDVVSGVEGSTKCDLEDSKLRAVAILDLVFVLHVLFVLLIFFVVYSAIAKTLGSRSRFGSYEALPNTAVDSNHIQLKAMTGTQA comes from the coding sequence ATGGCAGCCCTAATTTACCAGATATTCTCATCGTCGGCACTGGTGTCGCAAGGGCTTTACCACCTTATCTGCACCACCAAGAACCACCTCAAGTCCCCCCGGGATTATGTCGCCAAACCCTACCATCCCTTCCCCACCAccacccaccaccaccatcccCCCCACCGATTCCTCAAGCATTTGCAGCTCTATCTCCTCATCCTCTGCCTCTTCATCGCCCTTCTCCACCACCTCATCGTCTCCTCCTACGCCGATCCCCTCCTCAAGGGCCGCACTCCTGTCCACCTTTTCACATCTCTCCAGGCCGCTGCCATACTCTTCTCCTTCTTTCTCCTCTCCCTTGCCCTCCTCCTCTCTGATGCCACCACCCTCCTCCCTCTTCCGCCCGATCTTTTTTTCGCCCTTGCCTCCGCCCTCTTCTTCCTCCAGTACTCgctctcctcctcctccgccgccGTTCAGACCTCAGATCTTCAGGCCAAGTGCGACTCAATCTCTGCCCGCATCTCCGCCCTCTCCTCCGCCTTATGCCTGGCACTCGCGTGCCAGCCCAGGCTGTTTGTGGCTGATGTTGCGCTTGGCGCCTCCTTCTGCTTGCAGGGACTCTGGGCTTTGCAGACCGGACTCTCTCTCTATGTCGACGCCTTCATTCCCGAGGGCTGCCACAAGCTGCTAGACGTGGTCAGCGGGGTTGAGGGATCCACCAAGTGTGATTTAGAAGACTCCAAGCTCAGGGCCGTGGCCATCCTCGATCTGGTTTTTGTTCTTCACGTCCTTTTTGTGCTCCTCATCTTCTTCGTGGTCTACAGTGCTATCGCCAAGACATTGGGTTCCCGCAGCAGATTCGGATCCTATGAAGCCTTGCCCAATACGGCCGTTGATTCCAATCACATACAGTTGAAGGCTATGACTGGCACTCAGGCCTAA